From a single Coriobacteriia bacterium genomic region:
- a CDS encoding purine-nucleoside phosphorylase: MVDEAAGELRSRLPLVFAPRALVTLGSGLGGLADVVEGAVFVPYSELPYMVTSSAPGHVGRFVAGTIDGVPVLCMQGRLHPYEGYTPLEVTFPLRVAARLGVGAFVVTNATGAINATYHPGQVVAIADHINLTGTNPLVGANDDAEGPRFPDMTRAYDPQLRALAQQVAHDLGYDLQEGVYLGLSGPSFETPAEIRAFRAMGADLVGMSTVWEVIVAAHLGLPCLGLSLATNMAAGMLETPVSVEDINRFADEGAADMQAIVRGVLARL; this comes from the coding sequence ATGGTCGACGAAGCTGCCGGCGAGCTGCGTTCCCGCCTGCCGCTCGTGTTCGCGCCGCGTGCGCTCGTCACGCTCGGCTCGGGCCTGGGGGGCCTGGCCGACGTCGTAGAGGGCGCCGTCTTCGTCCCCTATAGCGAGCTCCCCTACATGGTGACGTCGTCGGCGCCGGGCCACGTCGGGCGCTTCGTGGCCGGCACGATCGACGGCGTGCCCGTGCTGTGCATGCAGGGTCGCCTCCACCCCTACGAGGGCTACACACCACTCGAGGTCACGTTCCCGCTGCGCGTCGCCGCTCGTCTCGGCGTCGGTGCCTTCGTCGTCACGAACGCGACGGGCGCCATCAACGCGACCTACCACCCCGGCCAGGTCGTCGCCATCGCCGACCACATCAACCTGACGGGGACGAACCCGCTCGTCGGCGCCAACGACGACGCCGAGGGCCCGCGTTTCCCCGACATGACGCGCGCCTACGACCCACAGCTGCGCGCTCTCGCCCAGCAGGTGGCCCACGACCTGGGATACGACCTGCAGGAGGGCGTCTATCTCGGCCTGAGCGGCCCCTCGTTCGAGACACCAGCCGAGATCCGCGCCTTCCGCGCCATGGGCGCCGACCTCGTGGGCATGTCGACAGTGTGGGAGGTCATCGTGGCCGCCCACCTGGGTCTGCCGTGCCTTGGCCTCTCGCTGGCGACGAACATGGCGGCCGGCATGCTCGAGACGCCCGTGAGCGTCGAGGACATCAACCGCTTCGCCGACGAGGGCGCTGCCGACATGCAGGCCATCGTCCGCGGCGTGCTCGCGCGGCTATAG
- the sppA gene encoding signal peptide peptidase SppA, which yields MDESSSLPPTPPGSAPQAQPAADPAPSASAVPQPVVVRVEQPRQPRGLMIALIVLLSLALLTFGSCALIGGTAVRSFADLAGSSLGETGDGTGLDTLAMDSIAVYHMDDQIGSGYISSEEVRSVLRQAEDDPSVKALVVRVESPGGAASDGSEIASYIDDFSKPVVFSVGSYCASAAYLAASQSDWIVATDMSEVGAIGTIIESYNIEGLLDNLGVETQTVKSASMKDMGSMSRAMTDEERALLQDKVDRATEAFVEKVAQGRGVDVATVQGWANGTTYFGEEALDMGLVDEIGTYDDALAKAAELAGIDGDSYAIVSVDPETSLLDDFGLLGSLLG from the coding sequence ATGGACGAGAGCTCTTCGCTGCCGCCCACGCCGCCCGGCTCAGCGCCCCAGGCCCAGCCGGCTGCCGATCCCGCCCCCTCGGCGAGTGCGGTGCCGCAGCCCGTCGTCGTGCGCGTCGAACAACCCCGCCAGCCGCGCGGCCTCATGATCGCGCTCATCGTGCTGCTCTCGCTTGCGCTGCTGACGTTCGGCTCGTGCGCGCTCATCGGGGGCACGGCCGTCAGGAGCTTTGCTGACCTCGCTGGCTCGTCGCTCGGAGAGACGGGTGACGGCACAGGCCTCGACACGCTCGCGATGGACAGCATCGCTGTCTACCACATGGATGACCAGATCGGCTCCGGCTACATTTCGTCGGAGGAGGTGCGTTCCGTGCTGCGCCAGGCCGAGGACGACCCGAGTGTCAAGGCGCTTGTCGTGCGCGTCGAGTCCCCTGGTGGCGCCGCGTCGGACGGCAGCGAGATCGCGAGCTACATCGACGACTTCTCGAAGCCGGTCGTGTTCTCCGTCGGCTCCTACTGCGCGTCTGCCGCCTATCTGGCGGCGAGCCAGTCCGACTGGATCGTGGCGACGGACATGAGCGAGGTTGGCGCCATCGGCACGATCATCGAGTCCTACAACATCGAGGGCCTGCTCGATAACCTGGGCGTCGAGACGCAGACGGTCAAGTCGGCCTCCATGAAGGACATGGGCTCCATGTCGCGCGCCATGACCGACGAGGAGCGGGCGCTGCTGCAGGACAAGGTCGACCGCGCGACGGAGGCGTTCGTCGAGAAGGTGGCGCAGGGTCGCGGCGTCGACGTCGCCACGGTGCAGGGTTGGGCGAACGGCACGACGTACTTCGGCGAGGAGGCACTCGACATGGGTCTCGTCGACGAGATCGGTACGTATGACGACGCGCTGGCCAAGGCCGCCGAGCTCGCGGGCATCGACGGCGACAGCTATGCCATCGTGAGCGTCGACCCCGAGACCAGCCTGCTTGATGACTTCGGCCTGCTCGGCAGCCTGTTGGGGTAG
- a CDS encoding homoserine dehydrogenase, with product MAQRTVNIGLIGLGTVGGGFVRLLQRNHDRYVESYSVDLHLQRACARSARHADELGLEPGVFTTDWHYVVADPAVDIVVELVGGMHPCFEIHQAAFAAGKHVVTANKATLSHEMGNLAGMAHDHGVQLKCEAAVAGGIPIVESLEHALAGNRILTIAGIVNGTTNYMLTRMEREGLSFDEVLADAQRLGYAEADPTADVDGLDAAAKIAILATIGFNTRVTMDDVSVIEGIRNITADDVRYAREFGYAIKLLGVARQTPEGLDVRVHPAMIARDHQLASVDGVFNAVYVVGDAVGETMFFGPGAGAFPTASAVMGDVLELATPIARGGALLPEAEPFKRIEAIRDVASLHEKYYVRLDFEDRAGILGQVATIFAEAGVSLEQVSQPTPAEGQPASLVVVTHSAQERDVSAALEKVRALAGVERVASVIRVEDTEAWRRDAMA from the coding sequence ATGGCTCAGCGTACCGTCAACATCGGCCTCATCGGTCTGGGTACCGTCGGCGGCGGCTTCGTTCGCCTGCTGCAGCGCAACCACGACCGCTACGTCGAGTCTTACAGCGTCGACCTGCACCTGCAGCGCGCGTGCGCCCGCAGCGCGCGCCACGCCGACGAGCTGGGCCTCGAGCCCGGCGTGTTCACGACGGACTGGCACTACGTCGTTGCCGACCCGGCAGTCGACATCGTCGTCGAGCTCGTGGGCGGCATGCACCCCTGCTTCGAGATCCACCAGGCGGCCTTTGCGGCGGGCAAGCACGTCGTGACGGCGAACAAGGCCACGCTCTCGCACGAGATGGGCAACCTGGCTGGCATGGCGCACGACCACGGCGTGCAGCTCAAGTGCGAGGCCGCCGTCGCGGGTGGCATCCCCATCGTCGAGTCACTTGAGCACGCGCTGGCCGGCAACCGCATCCTGACGATCGCTGGCATCGTCAACGGCACGACAAACTACATGCTGACGCGCATGGAGCGCGAGGGGCTGTCGTTTGACGAGGTGCTGGCCGACGCCCAGCGCCTGGGCTATGCCGAGGCCGACCCGACGGCCGACGTCGATGGCCTGGACGCGGCCGCCAAGATCGCCATCCTGGCGACGATCGGCTTCAACACACGCGTCACGATGGACGACGTGTCCGTCATTGAGGGCATCCGCAACATCACGGCGGACGACGTGCGCTACGCCCGCGAGTTCGGCTACGCCATCAAGCTGCTCGGCGTGGCGCGCCAGACGCCGGAAGGCCTCGACGTGCGCGTGCACCCGGCCATGATCGCGCGCGACCACCAGCTCGCCAGCGTCGACGGCGTGTTCAACGCCGTGTACGTTGTCGGCGACGCCGTGGGTGAGACGATGTTCTTTGGCCCGGGCGCCGGAGCGTTCCCGACGGCGAGCGCCGTCATGGGCGACGTACTGGAGCTGGCGACGCCCATTGCGCGCGGGGGCGCCCTGCTGCCTGAGGCCGAGCCGTTCAAGCGCATCGAGGCCATCCGCGATGTCGCGAGCCTGCACGAGAAGTACTACGTGCGCCTGGACTTCGAGGATCGCGCGGGCATCCTCGGCCAGGTGGCCACGATCTTCGCCGAGGCGGGCGTCTCGCTCGAGCAGGTGAGCCAGCCGACGCCGGCCGAGGGCCAGCCTGCCTCGCTCGTCGTCGTGACGCACTCGGCGCAGGAGCGCGACGTGAGCGCGGCGCTCGAGAAGGTGCGGGCGCTGGCCGGTGTCGAGCGTGTGGCGTCCGTCATTCGCGTCGAGGACACGGAGGCGTGGCGCCGCGACGCCATGGCGTAG